In the Anoplopoma fimbria isolate UVic2021 breed Golden Eagle Sablefish chromosome 7, Afim_UVic_2022, whole genome shotgun sequence genome, one interval contains:
- the zgc:85858 gene encoding stress-associated endoplasmic reticulum protein 1 codes for MSAVQRMKVANERHSKTITQRGHVQKTSRPVNEEKSPVGPWLLALFVFVVCGSAIFQIIQSIRQGM; via the exons ATGTCTGCGGTGCAGAGGATGAAGGTCGCTAATGAGCGGCACAGCAAGACCATCACACAGCGGGGACACGTGCAGAAGACCTCG cgGCCTGTGAACGAGGAGAAGTCTCCGGTGGGTCCGTGGCTGCTCGCCCTGTTCGTCTTCGTGGTTTGTGGATCAG CCATCTTCCAGATCATCCAGAGCATCAGGCAGGGCATgtga